TCTCCTTCCATGAAGTTATATAGGAGGTGAGCCCAAGGCTGGCTTTTTCAAAGGATTTCCAGAGCATTGttaaagaaatttttcttttttaatctttgcccttgatgttgaatttggtttgggAAATAGCCCCAACTAATTTAGAACTAAGCCTGGTACTTGAGGAGGTAAACAGGACAGCAGGGCATTCTCCAAGATGTGTTTCTTGGGGTCTTATTGGGTATTTATTGGTTATTAGGTAGTAAAAACAAGGTTCTGAGGTCAACTGTGTGGGACATATTGAGTTAGGCCAAGCTTGTCTGACCGTTTCTTTACTGCAGGACTTTTCAGAGCCTTTGAtatgtaaatatgtgtatatttatccaGGAAGAACATATAATAGTCTGTTTCTCAAATAAACTTGACCAGGGAGCCCTCTTTTGAAAGGCATATCTCAGGACTAGTGTTTGTCACACACTGGGATTGCGTTTATCATCAATTTTCTCACCTATACCTCTTCTAAACCATGAGCATCTTGACAACAGAAAGTGTTAAAAGCCAAACACAATGCCCAGCACATAGATGGTGCTTCAAAGGTATTGTGTTGAGTGTATGATTTTggtcaaaaacaaaatgtggttaCAAAGTACTGGACAGATTCTCTTGTGGCTTGGAAGCCAGCTTGAAAGCATTTTCCAAAAAAGAGCTCAGAATTGTTATAAGTAATGACATCACCTCTGGAATCAGTGCACAGCCTCCATTTGGATTTCTTGGTTCTGGCCCCCTGACCTGAAGTTCAGACTTCTCACTGCACATTTGCATGTCTGGAATGTTGTTGCTCTGGTCCGCAAGAATGCATTTTCTCCATCAATTTCCTTCCTCCCAGAATCATCTCTGCTTCTTCCTCATCCTTTCTTTGTAGTCATTCCATGAGCTCTGAATTTCAAAAGGGGTATCCCTTAGATTGAAGGCCCCCAGGTCTGTGGGGATGTTCTCACACGTGCCTTGATTCTCTCATTGGTCCAGCAGACATTCACCCCGAAGCTGGTCCTCTTGGATCTCTCGGACATCAGCTGTGTCCAAGATGTGGCCAAAGAGGTCCTAGATTGCTACGGCTGTGTGGACATCCTTATCAACAATGCCAGCGTCAAGGTGAAGGGGCCTGCCCACAAGATTTCTCTGGAGCTCGACAAAAAGATCATGGACGCCAATTACTTTGGGCCCATCACACTGACCAAAGGTCTCGTGAGTTTGACCTTCCTGTGGGTTCTTGGGCCACTGGCTAATGGAGAGTGCTCTGTTATGTCACCCGACAGGTGTCCAATTCTGGATGGAGCCTCCAGCACCCCTCAGAAAAATCCCTGCTTATTTGGTGAAAGCTTTCAGCAACTGACTGTAAATGTTGATAAAAGCAAAGGGACTGTGAAAGTCTCTTACTGGTAaactccaccctccctccctgagaggccccctccccaagccccgcCCTTTACTCCTCTTTGCTTCCTCATACCCATGGCTCCCCTCCAGTCCCATTCCACATCTCTGGATGTGGTCTTCATCCTCCACAAATCTTCCTACATCAGCCTTGTGGTTGATCTGCTCCTAACCAGGACAGTTGGTCAAAGGTAGAAATTCTGTTCTcagtaatgaagaagaaaagagtctATCTCCAACTACAAGAGACCCAGAGCCCTGTCAATTCCTTTGCAGAAACAGGGAAGGCAGGAGGATATCTCCCTTTTAAGGGTCAGATGGTGGTTTCTGTATGGAGATTTCTAACTGCCAAGTTCAAGTGCAGGTCTGAAGCCTGGAGGGGTTGTGCCTAGAGATGACATGGAATCGAACTAAGAGTTtaaaccctccccctccccccaccaccaataAAGTTCATCAAAGCAGAACCACAAAAGGGAGATGATAAGCAGGGAGAACGTCTACAGTGAGGGAGTGGGCGCCCTGGCAAAGGCTGAGAAAGCCTGGTTGTAGAGCTGTCCCTTCTCTGCAGCCAGAATCTCACTGCTAATGGGCTTCTGAGACCTGCGGCAGAGGAAGGCAAAGAAGCATCTGGAGCAGAGAGATGACTTCCCAGAGCTTCTAAAATGGTGCCCAGCCCAGTCCCCGAGGGCACAGCCGGCAGGCCAGCCCAGGTGTGTCAGTCACGCTGCCTCCGAGCGCACAGGGTACCCTGGCATCGAAGTAAGGATGCAACCCTGAGTCTTTGACTTTCTGCCACATCCCTATTCCACCTGGACCGTTACTTACCTCACAGCTTTCCCTAAatctcctcatttgtaaatgaaTTCGGTTTAAGGGGAAATTTCACCATAAATTAAAAACCATCTTCCCTCTCaataaatagaagaaaatctGAGATCAAAACAAAATGGTGAATTCTCCAAAGACAAAGTGCTGAggtctttcctctcttcttaaaaaacttttttaatttattttttactggagGATAGGTGATTTCTAATGTTTCAGGGATACAGAAAAGTGACTTCatttatacagatatatattctttctcagattcttttccattatgtgtcatgacaagatattgaatatagttccctgtgctatacagtaggtccttgttgtttctatattttatatatggtagttcatacctgtatttcctttttcaaaaaagcTTAGCACATGCAGGAGAGGTGTTACAGACCTACTGGAAGAGAggtgaggatatagctcagtggcagagggagtgcttagcatgcaccaggtcctgggttcaaccccgagtaccgccattaaaataaataaataaataaaattaattacgtCCTCCcacaaaaaatccaaacaaataaACTGAAGACCTATTGGAATCACCCTGAGACTTCGTACTAGAAGCAATAGGAGACCTGAAGAGAGATTACCTTTCTCACTGTTGAAATCTGCGTCATTCCATTTCTGTGTCTCCTCGTGCACATGGATGGGTCATTTAAAATCACCCAGCAATTCACCAGTTGGGCCCAGCCCACTCTTAGGAGACACTGGATAAATGATGGCCGGGGTCCATTCCGTCTGCATCTCACTGTGATCTAATTACCAGGAGGGCAGCGGGGCCCCAGGTGATGGAGGGGGTCTGGGGAAGGGGTCTGCATGCTGCTGCCTGCCTCGCTCTCAGATCTGTAACTGGGCCTCATTGCCCCGTGCTTTTTCCAGCCCTGCTTCCCAACATGATCTCCCGGAGGACAGGCCAAATCGTGCTAGTGAATAACCtccaagggaagctgggaatCCCGTTCCGCACCGCCTGTAAGTTGCTAAGGCAAAAATGTTTCGTCTTATGTTACATGTCTTATAAGAGATGTTGTGTCTGGGACTAGGCGTATGGCCGCATCGGGGAGGAGGTCCAGGGATGGAGGCATCCGCTGGCTTTGCTTTCTTCCCTTCAGCTCCTATTTTTGAGCACCTACAGCACTCAGGTGACTGCGGGAGATAAAAAAGAAGCCTTCCTCCCGCACCCCCAGAAGCTGCGTCCCACAGGCGGCCAGGACGTGCCCTGGCTGAACGGGACCCGTGCCAGATCAAGGTCACACTCCTGACGTGGGTGCGCAGTCCCAGATGCCCCCTTCTCAGCAAAGATGCCCTTGAGGGACAGGAAAGATTACAACCGGGAAAGAAAGGAGGGGTGCGTGTCATATCTGGAAACGGGAGATGGATGAAGGGttctgaggagggaggagggagagaaggaaaggggcaGAGTCCCAGCAGAGGCGCCAGAGAGGATTCTAAAGTGACAGTCCTCGAAAAGTTCTGAGGGCGAGTGGGGCTTCTCAGTGCATGTTCATGGGATCCAGCTGGGAAAATTGTGGAGCCACTCCCACCACCCATGAGGTGGGatgtgggagggtggggagcaaGCCTCATACGTTTCTTTACGGCCCACAGTACCACGCACGACACAGGAGCTGGGGAAGTGTCTGCTGGGCAGAAGGGAGGGACGAACAAGGAATGGGTGGGGCCCCTGACTTagtctgctggggctgctgtaaaGAAATACCACACGCTGGATGGCTCAGACAACAGAAACGGATTTTCTTacagttccagaggctggaagcccaagatcaaggtgccaggagGTTTGATTTTCCCTGaggcccctctccttggcttgcagacggccgtcttctccctgtgcccCCACATGGACTCTCCTCTGTGTGCAGCCCTGCCGTcccctcctcttcttataaggacaccagtcaggctggattagggcccaccctaacggCCTCCCAGGAGCATCCGATCAAGCCAGAGGGAGACtcctgtggggagggggagaaagagaagcCCAAAGGGCTCCCCTGGGGTCCTAGCCACATAGGGGCCACCAAACATTGTGTGACACAACGGGGCCGCCCATATGAGGACATGGTGACACtcaggttggtaaaagaatttaccagagataaagtatGAGCATAGAAACACGTTTATCAGGGGACACTGCCATAGGCCACTGCGGGCCACACAGACGAGGGGGCTggttgttggggtcttttataaggtcgggtcacaaggtgcctgatcggcttgtgcacaagtctctgatggGCTGAGGTGAGGGAAGAGGTTTAGGTCTGTGAAGGGCAGTGATAAGGCAGGCATGACCTGGGGCTGTCAGTCTGTTAGGGGAAACACGTGCAGTAAAGAGTGTCAGACACCTGAGAGCCCAGGAAagggggttcagagagcttctaggTTGGTGAACACGCGGAGGTTTGGGGACAGTGGTACACTCCGCGGGGGCGTGGAAGATCTGATCCCTTCCCCCATAACTGGCCCTGttcatctcttccatctggctgttcctgagttatatccttttctAATAAACCTATAACCTAGTAAGTATAAGGTTTCTCTGAGTTCCGTGAGCCACTCTCGCAAATTAACCGAACCCAAGGAAAGGCCCATTGGAATCTCCAGTATACAGCCAGctggtcagaagtacaggtgacaaTGTGGGCTTGTGATCAACCTGAACGGGGTTGGGggacagtcttgtaggactgaacccTGAACTCCTGCTCGCCAATGCTCTTACCCTGGGCCCCTGCTATAAACGGGAGTGACTGTGAAAGTACAGCCTATTTATCAGAGGGTCTCCCAGGCGGGCACTGTGTGAGGAGTTTCACACATCTCATCTTGTTCTAAACTCACAGCAGTAATATTCCGCTCTATTTATGCCTCACCAGGTCCTCAGGTTACAGGTGAGGCACCCAGCACCTGCATTCTTAACCCCGCTGACCTCAGGACCTTGGAGAAATCACTCtcccttggggaatcagccttcCCGGGAAGGGATGAGAACTCATGCTAGTGCCAGGGGTTTCAGATACGTTTTCTTATTTGGCAAGCGtgatattatgcccattttaaagataagaaaactgagcctTGGAGGTAATAATTAGCCACTGACCCAAAGTCACGCTGTGGACAAGTGGTTAAATTGGACTCAGCCCCAGCTCTGCGTCTGCCCAGCTCTGTCCTCCCCTATGGCGTGAGGAGCAGGGCTGTAACTTTTGAGGCCTCTTTCAGCCGAGTCTGTAGGAACGTGCGTCTCCAGCGTCCCCCTGGGAAGCGTGGCCGGGATTTGCGTTCACCTCCTGGCTGGTTTCTCTTCCAGATGCCGCCTCAAAGCACGCGGCACTAGGCTTCTTCGACTGCCTCCGGGCGGAGGTGGAGGAATACGACGTGGTCGTCAGCACCGTGAGCCCTACTTTCATCCGGTCCTACCACGTTCCGCCCAGCCAAGGAAACCGGGAGGCCTCCGTTTGGAAATGTGAGCTTTCAGAGGGAAGCTGGAGGGACGGGGGCTGGGAGGgctcccaggggtgggggtgcagggtgTTCTCGAAGCATGAGACTGGGGGCCATGGGACCCCTGCACCCAGCCAATGGCAGGGAGAGGCCCCCAAACTTCAGCCCTGAGGCACCAGGTAGATGGAATCCTCACTTGCAACCAGCAGACTCTGCGCTCCATCACTCACAGGCTCTCTGCCCTCGGCCACATGACTGCAGGTCTCTGGGCTCAGTCTCCCACGTGGAAGAGCCAGGATTTGGTCTTTAAGAACCCCCGGCCCCTGTGCCCTAGGAAGCAGCACAGAGTCCAGGCTGCCTGCCTGCATCTGCAGTTCGTCTCTGTCACATACTCCACATCTGACCACGGGCAATTCCCTGCACCTCTGCCCCAGTTTCCCCTTTGGAAAATGAGGGCTGATGGTAATACCTACCTTGTGTAGCCATTGGGAGGACCAAAAGTTCCAGCTCATAAAGGGTTTGGAGCTGCAACCAGCACATCGTGAGTGCTCTGTAAATGCACCTACTGTTCCTATTCTAGAATGCTCTGAACCGAGCAGCTCCACTCTGCCTGAGGCTCTGTCTTCATTAGGGAATCAGGATGAACCAAGATGTGGGcaagtggtttccaggggctccAGACAAGCCCAAATCTGCAACAGTTACAAACCACAGCCCCTTCAGACATCTGGCCCCTTCTTCTAAGCTCTTTCTCATCCCTTCCACGGCTCACAACCACCCTGCGAAGTTAATAGGGCAGGAAACTgcacccactttacagatgaggaggctgaggcacGGGGGTCAAGTGCCTCCCCCAGGGCTCGGGAAGCCTGGGACTCCAGCACCACACACTCCTCACCTCGGCTCTGACCCCTCCGTCTCCTGCAGAGGCTAGaagccccgccccctcctggggcttttcagtctttttcaggAAGCTGACCTACGGGGTGCACCCGGTGGATGTGGCGGAGGAGGTGATGCGCACGGTGAGACGGAAGAAGCAAGAGGTCTTCATGGCCAACCCCATCCCCAAGGCCGCTGTGTACATCCGCACCTTCTTCCCGGAGTTCTTTTTTGCCGTGGTGGCCTGCGGGGTGAAGGAGAAACTCAGCGTCCCGGAGGAGGGGTAACTGCAGGGGGGCAAACCGGTCACCTCGAGGGGAATAAAGGCTTTCCTGGCCGGTGCTGGCTCCTCTGTCCTCTCGGCGCTGCCTACCTCCACTGCCCCGCACGAGACATCTCCCAGCACGAGACATCTCCCAACCTTCACTCCGTCCAAGTGGGgatgctcggaggccagcccggTCCCATGGGGCCGCTGGGCGTCTGGGCCAAGACATTCCTAGGACAGATTTCCAGATGCTTCTCTATAGGGTGACAACCGAGCAGGAAAACAGGAACCATAACAggtccaacacacacacacacacacacacacacacacacacgcacgcacactgTGGCCATCAGCCTGCCCAGGGACTCACTCAGAAAACCCCTTCCGTTTTACACAAGGGTGACCTGCCCGGTCAGCCCCCAGCCAGAGAAGCTGGACTTGGCGACCCGATCGGGCAGGGCTGCCAAATGGAACTTCCTgcggtgatggaaatattctatcgCCTGCAGGGTCCAGGATGTTAGCCAGTAGCCACCAGTGGCTgttgagcccttgaaatgtggcctgtggaactgagaaactgaatttttcattttattttatttgaattaatttgaaTTGAAAGAGCTGCGGGGGGCTAACAGCTCCCAGGGTGGCCACACAGCGGAGCTGTAACGCCCCTTCCCGGCAGCTCATCAGAATCAGCCCTTTCCCCTGGATTTAATTGGTCCAAAGAGGAGCCCAGGCACAgctgtttaaaacttttttcagttGCTTCTAAGGTGCAACAAATCCTGAGAACTCCTGCCCTGGGGCTTCCAGCTCATTCCAACCTTTTCTCCCGTTCTCAAAGCAAAACTCTTTTAAAACCGCCATCCTTGTTACTGGATGGGTGTTTCTCctggtttggtttttctttaatgattCTTGGGATCTCGAAAAGTGGAGGGCACATTTTTTGCACTGATATTGTAACTACTAATGCaaacttttctaatatttatagaTGAAAGAGGGCTCAAATTTCCCCTGGAACCCACGCCATTTACCAAATTAACACATAGGTGgtacacatatgcacatatatatgccTGGATTTAAAAAGCAAAGTGTCCAGGATCACGTGATCACCAGGGACTCCAGGTCACCCCAGGATAAGGCTGATGGTCAGGATGTGTAGCCAGAATTTAGGGGGGTCAGCTAAGGCAGAGCAGGTCTGGAGTCAGCAAGAAAACCTTCTATGTTATTGCTTTTGTTGGGGATGGGTACTAGAGTGGTGCTTAGGATGAGGGACGAATGGATGGTGGTTAGGGGCCGAGGCATGAACAAATGCATCAGGAAAGTGACTGAAATGTGATTGGTGGTCAGAGACAGAGGTGGCAGCTTCGGGACAAGAAAGGCTGGAGCCAGGGCCGCAGGCAGCCAGTCCTGGGGTCACCCCGGTGCTGGGCTCCGGGCCAAGCTTGGCCACAACCCAGACCCGGACCCTGGGGGTCTCTTTAGAGCTGTGCCTCCTCTCAGGTTGGTGTGTCACAggggggcggggctgaggggaccatgttttggaggtgggggagggaccaTGCTTCTCCGGAGCAGCTTCTCAGAGTGACCTGGGAAGCAGGCTTCTGGGCTGGTCCTTGGTTTGGCTCAGATAGAACTCCTTCCTATTATGAttgattgtttattgattatttatgTTGACATTACTTACAGAAGCCAGGAAGAGGCGAGGAAGGGTCCTCCCCTACAGGTTTCAGAGAGAGCAAGGCCCTGCTCTGCCctggattttggacttctagcctccagaatcatgaaacaatacatttctgttgttttaagccaccccgTTTGTGGCAGTTGCCACCAGCATCTTTAGGAAACACACCCCGATTTGAATATATATGTTTCTGGCCTGCATCTTGACCGGTGCAGCCAATAGCCTGAAGTTTGTCAGACAAGAACCAGAAAAAACTGGGGGCTGTTCTCTCAAGGAGACACAAGCATCCTTTTCCGTGTGCTTACCGAGCCCAAAGAAGCAGTCTGGTTAAGGCTAATGTCATGAGAGAATGAAACAGCTCCTCATCCAAAGGCCCAGGCAAATCCACCGACCCAGTCTTCCCCACCTTCACCCCATTCACGGGATCAGGCCACCCTCCTCCAGGAGTGAGAAGGGAACCTGTTACTTGTTTTTGCTCCCTCATGCTGCAGCACCAGCGCCAATAAAGCGTTGCCTGAATTCCTCGTCTGGCCTCTTATCGATTTCTATTGATTAAAGGGTCCAAGGACCCTGGTCAGTAACAAAGTGATGGTCCACAAAGACAGGCTCTGGTCCTTGAAAATATGTGCCCTCCAGAGGGAGACCTGGGGAGATTTCTATTTACTTAGAGAACCGCAAGTCATTTTAATGAAAAGTCCTTTAAATTTTCAGACACAACTCCATCAACCGCTTTCTGGTATCAACAGCAATGAGCCATGTTTACACAGCAGAAACAATACATGATCATTTGTCTAACTTGAATAACTCAGACAGCCATTTACACATTTCACTGATGAGCTTTTATTAAAATTGTACATAGAGCttagttaattatttttttaaaaaagaacttcctTTTTTCCTAGTATCAAAatagttctcttttttaaatacCTTGAAAAACTTTAATACAATTATTTGTTATATATTAAATACTCTCCTAAAATCTGAATCATTTCTctcccatctcttttctcctAGAATCCTGCCTTTCCATCACTACCACTTTTTCTTTGGCATCTTTAATGCTTTATCCCAGAGaaacattaaaaggaaaagattttcCTGTTAAGTccactatttcaaaaaaaaattttttttaaatagaagtcaaTTATATTTGATTTGATATTGAAAATTCTCATTAACTAGGCTTCCCTACAGAGTTATGTTTGCCCACATCCAATTACTCTTTAGTACAAGTATTCAGACGCTGGAATTTAAATAAAGCAGCATTTCTTGTCCTGAAATGATTATGCTGACCCAACAGCGCCCTCCAGTGGTATGGAAGTATAAAAGCAGCCAACAACATAGAGTATTTTGGGGTATTAGGTGTTGGAAATCTAGATGCAGAGACaaaaaactgttttatttttaagacaacCAGCTTCCCCAAATCCCACTCTCAACACGAGCCATCTACAGGTGCTCAGTGCAGAGTCTCGAGAAAGCCAGCGTCACCCATCACTAGAACACACACCATCAGAGGCTGGACTCGGGTAACATTTTCTTCCGACCTAAGGAAAGAGTGTGGTATTTCACCTTCGGTAAGGTTCCGAAAGAAGCCTGCTCCCCGGGAACACTCATCTGTGACGTGCCGAGAGTACTGGCCCTCGGGGGCCTGCCGGCCTTGCGAGGGAGGCGCAGGGAGCTGGGCGCTGACCGGACGTCTCTCTCTGGGTGGCCATCCGGACCCCTGGTCAGGCTCCCTCGAATCCCGAGGGGTGGGGACGAGCCTCGAGCCTGCTCGTCCACAGCCGGGCTCAGCCTGCCACTCACCAGGGAGCCTGGGGCCGCCTGGGGGGCCGCCTGGGGGGTCGCCTCGGCCCTGTCACCCTTCCTGTTCTCCTTCCTCCAAAACACAGACCTCAGAAGGGTGAGGGTCCCCTGTGGGAATCGGTCTGTCTCCAAGTCCCTGCCCTCCGCATTAGTCCTCATCTTGCCTAAGGCATTTCGGTGACTGTCTGCACTGTTTCTAGAAAACATGGCAACACTGGGAGCCTCCTTGGGGGAGGGCACGCTGCCCCTGCTCCCCACCGGGCCACTGCCCTTACAGCTTGTGGGCTTCTGGCCCTCCGGCCGGGCTCGTTTCTCATTCTGCACTGAGGACATCACCGTAAGGGGCAGGTCAAACTGTCTGGGCAGCCTGATATCTTGACTAGAGTTTTCCCTGAGCTTCCTTGCTGTGTTGGGGCCATCTGAGTTGCCAGGGTGGTCCAAGGGGCAGGGCGCCCCGGCCAGCACTGTCTCGCTGGCTCGCCCACTATCTTCACTTTCACCCTTAGCAGAAAGGGTGGCGTTTAACCCCAGTGCTGCCGACTTCTTATCCCCGCCGGCAGCGCCAGTCAGCAGCGGCACGATGGACTGGCTCGTGGATCGAGGTCTCCGTCTGGACTCCAAGTACTCCACCAACCCGACAGATGCACCCGGTGGTGGCTTCTCCCTGGGGCCAAAAGACCACCGGAGGGGCACAGTCTTGAAGGCCCCCTGCTTGGTTCGGGAAGGGGCGGGCCCCTTCATGCTGATGCTGCGGCCTTGGACGCCTCCTGCCAAAGGCCTGGCCTCCAAACCTCCTGAAAGAGACACCAAGAGCATCAGCGCCCGAGCACCCCTCCAGCTGCACTAAGAGTAATCCCAATGCCCGTCTAACAGGCCCTGGTTGAGCACCTCTGATGTACGAGGCACCATCCTGGGCCCTGGGGGCACAGAAGTGGGCAAGACACTATGGCCCCTGCCCTCGGGGCATCAGAATTTACACCCACTGTTCCATGGAACCCATTTACACATTTGACGCCAGTGTCAGTGAAGGCAGCTACACGCCCAGGCAGAGCGGACTCCCGATAGAACTCAGCCTCTGAACCATCTGGCCGAAGATTTATCATCATCCTCATTCGTCTTTAAATACTGCCATGAAGCAGAATGCTCAGCAAAAGCCCCTGCTTTTCTAGGTCAGATGCTGTCCTTGTGTCTTTCAAATGCAAGAATCTCAGCTATCCTACTTcgggcttaaaaagaaaaagtaaaagaagatgATAGTCTGTTTAATTTTATCAGAACGGCCAGATAGGCCTCCATTGTGTTTTGCAACATTAGTATATAGTTAAAAAGATGTTTTTGATATATATTGTTAAGCAAGAAATAGTCTAGAAAAACAGAGCAATCCAGCCTGCAAAAAGATACACACCTATATGtgtaggtgtatgtgtgtgtatgatacGTATGTgtgaaaatatacaaagaagtctggaaaaataaatactaaaatgacAAGGGAACTGTGTAGAGGGAACTGTGGGGGTGCTgcgtattgatttttttcttaattctttcctAAATCTCAACATTTTTAAAGGGGACATACATATACCCAAGGTTGTACatattttcttaagaaacagtcaatcagttattaaaaaaaaattccattcataacagcatcaaaaggaataaaatgcttaggaatgaacttaaccaaggaggtgacttttacactgaaaactagaaaacactgccaaaagaaatgaaagaccatataaataaatggaaacacatcTCACGTTCACGGACTGGAAGATTTCATATGGTTAAAATGTCagtattacccaaagcaatctacggAGTCAACGCGacccctatcaaaatcccagtgaGGTTTGGAGCAGAAATAGGAAAACCCACCCCAAAGTTCCCATGGAATCTCAAGGAGCGCCAAACCGCCAGTCACAAAAAAACACGTACTGTGTGAGTCCACTCTATGAGCTACTGCGGGTAGTCAAAAATCAGAGAGACCGAAAGGAtaaaggtggttgccaggggctggggtgacGGTAGGGGTGGGAACAGGTATAGAGTTTCAGacttacaagatgaaaagagttccaGGGACGGATGCTGGTGGCAGCTGCACAAAAACGCCAATGTACTTAATAcccctgaactgtacacttacaaatggttaagggaagtatattcaatatcttataataacctatgatgataaagaatatgtataaatatgtgtaactgaacactatgctgtacaccagaaactaacacactgtaaatcaactatacttcaactgaaaaactgaatggttaagatggtaaattccaCTATATATCTTTGAACACaataacaaaagtaaaaaaaagtctgttaagGCACCTTGATTTACAAGATGCCTGTCATCCCTGAGAAAGAAATCTTCAGCTGAAACACACAGCCCACGTGGCACAGGGCCAGTCACACGATTTAGAGAAAGACCCGAGGTCAGGTGCACCAGCCTCTCCTCCACAGCTGTACCCTCTCACCAGGGAGCCCGGTCAGCCCCCAGTGATCAGCACAGACAACCCGGAGGAGCTGTACGGGGAGGGACTAAGGGTCCACGGAGGCACAGGCAGGGGCTCAGGGAGCTCAGAGGAACAGGGGAAGCCTGCAGATGTCACCGAGGGTGGAGGTGCCTGGACTGCGAGGCTGCAGACACCCATCAGCCCCGCGAGGGAAGGACAGCATCTCAGAGGTTCCGCGGACCTTGCCTTTTGGATTTTTTCACAGATTatctttagggtttttttgtttgttttttgttttctttaaagcaCTACTTTAAATTAGCCAGCAGTACACACAATCTCACCCCAAATACTTTGTAATTCTAGTCCCGATTGACGTTGGCGCTCCACCACTAAATTCTCACACCTtggaggggaaaaacaaaaactcaaaacaaacgaaaaaaaccaaacaaaccctgTCCCGAGGACTGAGACGTGTGAGAAGCCACAGCCCTGGGAATGGCAGAAAGGGAAGCTTTGTATTAGGAGGACAAAGTGGCGACTTTCAGCCTTTCAAAACGGGACAA
This portion of the Vicugna pacos chromosome 16, VicPac4, whole genome shotgun sequence genome encodes:
- the DHRS7C gene encoding dehydrogenase/reductase SDR family member 7C, with product MGVTAMLALPLLLLGISGLLFIYQEVSRLWSKSAVQNKVVVITDAISGLGKECARVFHTGGARLVLCGKSWERLQSLYDALISVADPSKQTFTPKLVLLDLSDISCVQDVAKEVLDCYGCVDILINNASVKVKGPAHKISLELDKKIMDANYFGPITLTKALLPNMISRRTGQIVLVNNLQGKLGIPFRTAYAASKHAALGFFDCLRAEVEEYDVVVSTVSPTFIRSYHVPPSQGNREASVWKFFFRKLTYGVHPVDVAEEVMRTVRRKKQEVFMANPIPKAAVYIRTFFPEFFFAVVACGVKEKLSVPEEG